GCCGAAGAGCGGCAGGGTGTCTTCGCTCATACAGGAGCCCCCCGCGTGAGGGATGCGAGCCCGAAGGGGCGAGACCGGCGTAGTTTGCCGGGCTCGCCGCCGTTGGACGAGGTCGTATCTCGTCCTACGGCGCCGCAGCCCGACCCCGGCGCCAGCCGGGGGCACGCCCACTCCCGCCGTTCCAAGCAGTTCGCCCTCGTCATTCGACCACCCCGCTCACGAGAGACCGCGCCAGGAAGTACACCGCGAACCCCGCGAACACGGACAGCGCCGACGTCCAGCTCCGCTCCTTCTGCACCTCGGGGATCAGGTTGGACGCGGCGACGTAGAGCGTCACCCCCGCGCTCAGCGCCAGCCCGTGGTCGCGGAGCGGCTCCAGGTGCTCCGCCGCCAGCACCCCCGCCACCGTCGAGACGCCCAGGAGCAGCACGCCGCCGAGCGCCCGCCGCCGGCTGTTGCCGCTGGCGAGCATGATGGAGGCCACGGTGACCCCCTCCGGGACCTTGTGCAGGAGGATGGCGGTGAAGACCAGGATCCCGAGCGCCGCGCTCACCCCGAAGCCGCTGGCGATGGCGACGCCATCGAAGAAGGTGTGCAGCAGGAGCCCCAGGAGCGCGGCGACGCCCACCCAGCGCCCCATCATCTCCTCGGCGTGGGTCTCCTCGCCGAAGTGGAAGTGGGGCGTGACGACGTGCTGGGTGAGGTGCACCAGGAGGTATCCCCCCGTGATCCCCAGCGCGGCGCCCGGCCCGCCCTCCAGCGCGTGCGGGATCATCCCCAGGAAGGTGACGGCCAGCATGAACCCCGCCCCGAAGGCGATGAGCAGCCGCTGCGCGCCCCTGCCCTGCGGCGAGGCCATGGTGACCAGCAGCCCGCCGACCAGGTTCGCCACGGCGGCGGCGAGTGCGTACAGGAGGGCTGCGTTCACCGGCTCCGGGGCGGCTGCGGGGCGACGGGGTCGCGGGAGCCGGGGATAGTGGAGCCGCACGGACGGGCTGTCAACGTCCCGCCCCGCCTTCCAGCACCACGTACGCGGAGGCCAGCTCGTCGGTGTGGGTCAGGGCGAGGTGCACGCGCCGCACCCCGGCCGCTTCGGCGAGCGCGGCGACGCTCCCGTGCAGGCGGAGGGAGGGTGCGCCGGACGGGGCGGAGACCACCTCCACCTCGGTCCACGCCCCGCCGCGCCCCCACCCGGTGCCGAGCGCCTTGAAGAACGCCTCCTTGGCGGCGAAGCGCGCGGCGAACGACTCGCGCGGGCTGCGGCCGCCGCGGCAGCGCGCCACCTCGGCGGGGGTGAAGAGCCTGCGGAGCGCGCGGTCGCCCTTGCGCTCCAGCAGCGCCCAGACGCGCGCGACCTGGACGAGGTCGGTGCCGATGCCTACGATCATGCCGGGGTCCCCCGGGCGCGGTCCGCACCCGCCCCGGCACACTCCTCGCAAGGGGCCGGACCGCGGGGGAGGTCGGTTCCAGCAACGGCGACGGAGGGAGCGAGGTGCGAGTCCGAACCAGGGAGAAGCTTCAGCTCATCGGCGTGGTCGTGGCCGGGGCCATCAGCGGGGTCACGCTCGGGTGGATCCTGGTGCACCTCCTCATCCTCCGCTGAGTCGCCGGGCGCGCCGCTCACCCCTCCCCGCCGATCACCCGCCGGGCGCACAGGAAGATCCGCCGCAGCTCCCGCTCGTAGCTCAGCGCCCCGGCCAGGTCGTTGCGCGCCACCCCGCCGTTGCCCAGCGAGGCGTGCACGATCCGGGAGCCCCCGGCCGCGAGGACCACGTGGGTGCAGCGCCCCGGCTCCTCGGCGAAGAAGAGCAGGTCGCCGGGGAAGAAGGCGTCGAACCCGCGGGGGTCCACCTCCTCCCCCACCCGCGACTGCAGGTCGGAGTCGCGCGGGAGCTCCAGCCCGTGCAGCCGGTAGAGCGCCTGCACCAGCCCGGAGCAGTCCACCCCCGCCTGCGTCACGCCGCCCCAGAGGTAGGGCGACCCCATCCAGCGCGAGGCCGTCTCCACCACCGCCTCGCCGCGGAGCGGGAAGCGCCGCGGCCGGAGCGCGGCGGAGACCATCTCCCCGGAGGGCCGGCCGCGCCGTCCGTCGGGGAGGCGCACGACGTCCTCCGCCTCCCGCACCACGCGCGCCCCCCAGGGGAGCCGCACCACCACCTCGCCCGCCTCGTCGCGCAGCTCGGCGCCCAGGGAGAGGAACGCCTCGCCCTCGGTTCCCATCGCCCAGGCGGCGGCGTCGGCCTCGGCGAGGAGGGCGACGTAGCCGGAGTGGATCCACCCGATGTACCCGTCGCCGGTGCGGCACTGCAGCCAGCGCCCGGAGCGCCGCAGCACGGTGGCGTGCTGCCCGAGCACGGACTGGGAGACCTGGGTGGTGTTGATGGCGGGGGCGGCGTGCATCGGCGCCGTGGCGGCGGTGACCACGGCGTGCACCACCCCCGCGCCGTCCACCTCCGGGAGCCGCACCACCTCATCGCGCACCGTTCTCCACCCGCCCAGCGCGGCCAAGCCGCGGTGCAGCGCCTCGGCCGCGTCGGCCTCGGAGGTGGCGCCCAGGAGCACCAGCGAGTCGCCGTCCACCTCCGCCTCCACCTCGAAGACCGCCAGGCGCGGGTCCGGCGCGTACTCCTCGCGGACGTCGCGCAGCAGGTCGAAGATGCGCTGCCGCTGCGGGCTCACCGCGCCACCTCGCGCTCCAGGACCCGGATCACCCGCGCCACGTCGGCGGCTTCGTTGTACAGGTGCGGCGCCAGGCGGACGGCGCCCTCGCGCAGCACGCAGACCACCCCCGCGGCGGTGAGCGCGGCGAACACCTCCTCCGCGGCCGGCGGGCGGAAACAGAAGATCCCACTGCGGCGCCCCGGGGCGAGGTCGCTGACGACCTCCACCTCCGGGTGCGCGTGCAGCCAGTCGACGAGCGGATCCAGCAGCCCCCGGACGTGCTCCTCGATCCGGTCCGGCCCCACCTCCAGGAGCAGCTCCATGGAGGCGGCCGTCCCCGCGAAGTCCTGGACCGGCGGGGTTCCCACCTCGAACCTGCGGGCGCCCTCCATGAACTCCCAGCGGTAGTCCAGGAGCGCGGCGAAGTCGGCGGAGGCGCGGAGCGAGGCCCACCCGACCACGTGCGGCTCCATGCGCTCGTGCAGCTCGCGGCGCACGTAGGCGAAGCCGGTGCCGAACGGGCCGCAGAGCCACTTGTGCGCGCCGGTGGCGAGGACGTCCACCTCCGCCTCGCGCACGTCCACGGGGAGCTGTCCGAGCGCCTGGATGGCGTCCACCACGAAGAAGATCCCCCGCTCCCGGCAGAAGCGGCCCAGCCGGGGGAGGTCGGCGCGCCAGCCGGTGGCGAACTGCACGGCGGAGAGGGCGAAGACGGAGACGTCGCCGCGGTCCAGCCGCTCCAGGATCCGGTCCTCGTCCGGGCGCCCCCGCGCGTCGGCGGGGACGATCTCCAGGCGCGCCGGGCAGGCCGGGCCCATCCAGGGGTACACGTTGGCGGGGAACTCCCGGTCGCTGACCACCACCGTGGAGCCCTCCGGGACGGGGAGACAGTGCGCGGCCAGGTTGATGCCGAAGGAGGTGTTCGGTCCCAGCGCGATCTCGTCCACGTCCGCGCCGACGAGCCGCGCGGCGGCCTCGCGGGCGCGCTGCGTGGGCCCGGTGAAGTCCTCGTCCGTCCACTCCGCGATGCGGGCGCGCTTCCGGTTCATGGCGTCCAGCGCCCGTCGGGTCCGCTCCGGGGTCGGCGCCACGGAGGCGGCGTTCAGGTACGCAGTGCCGGCGAGCGAGGGGAACTCCCGGGCGCGGACCTCGGCGAGGCCGGCCGGGGCGAGCAGGGCGGAACGCTCCATCGAGGCTCGGTTTCGAACGT
Above is a window of Longimicrobiaceae bacterium DNA encoding:
- a CDS encoding ZIP family metal transporter, producing the protein MNAALLYALAAAVANLVGGLLVTMASPQGRGAQRLLIAFGAGFMLAVTFLGMIPHALEGGPGAALGITGGYLLVHLTQHVVTPHFHFGEETHAEEMMGRWVGVAALLGLLLHTFFDGVAIASGFGVSAALGILVFTAILLHKVPEGVTVASIMLASGNSRRRALGGVLLLGVSTVAGVLAAEHLEPLRDHGLALSAGVTLYVAASNLIPEVQKERSWTSALSVFAGFAVYFLARSLVSGVVE
- a CDS encoding holo-ACP synthase produces the protein MIVGIGTDLVQVARVWALLERKGDRALRRLFTPAEVARCRGGRSPRESFAARFAAKEAFFKALGTGWGRGGAWTEVEVVSAPSGAPSLRLHGSVAALAEAAGVRRVHLALTHTDELASAYVVLEGGAGR
- a CDS encoding C40 family peptidase, translated to MSPQRQRIFDLLRDVREEYAPDPRLAVFEVEAEVDGDSLVLLGATSEADAAEALHRGLAALGGWRTVRDEVVRLPEVDGAGVVHAVVTAATAPMHAAPAINTTQVSQSVLGQHATVLRRSGRWLQCRTGDGYIGWIHSGYVALLAEADAAAWAMGTEGEAFLSLGAELRDEAGEVVVRLPWGARVVREAEDVVRLPDGRRGRPSGEMVSAALRPRRFPLRGEAVVETASRWMGSPYLWGGVTQAGVDCSGLVQALYRLHGLELPRDSDLQSRVGEEVDPRGFDAFFPGDLLFFAEEPGRCTHVVLAAGGSRIVHASLGNGGVARNDLAGALSYERELRRIFLCARRVIGGEG
- a CDS encoding aminotransferase class V-fold PLP-dependent enzyme is translated as MERSALLAPAGLAEVRAREFPSLAGTAYLNAASVAPTPERTRRALDAMNRKRARIAEWTDEDFTGPTQRAREAAARLVGADVDEIALGPNTSFGINLAAHCLPVPEGSTVVVSDREFPANVYPWMGPACPARLEIVPADARGRPDEDRILERLDRGDVSVFALSAVQFATGWRADLPRLGRFCRERGIFFVVDAIQALGQLPVDVREAEVDVLATGAHKWLCGPFGTGFAYVRRELHERMEPHVVGWASLRASADFAALLDYRWEFMEGARRFEVGTPPVQDFAGTAASMELLLEVGPDRIEEHVRGLLDPLVDWLHAHPEVEVVSDLAPGRRSGIFCFRPPAAEEVFAALTAAGVVCVLREGAVRLAPHLYNEAADVARVIRVLEREVAR